A section of the Ornithinimicrobium sufpigmenti genome encodes:
- the mobF gene encoding MobF family relaxase: MRGGVIPFRGTGADALRYVEADRSRADDYYLGAEATVAQFAALDGSGTVTAELSLDPAAYAGWVDWENPLTGESMGRPRRAGSDRRGSPRFMEMVVNTPKSLSIAAALHPEVSEALDAAQQDALSEIRRWLAQHSVTRVGSLGAQEVVPIEQMQVVGITHRTSRAGDPHRHIHMQIGTRVFAAGKWRGLFTAALFKQQGTIRALGTAVIAASPELAEVLDRHGLTLDPVTGEVAELQPYNAVMSKRGEQVRRNLESLEAAWDQAHPGESMGPVVATRLRAEAWAHERPAKKPTTLREETGWVTELREAGYDPDNLHRRPVQPPVSLDDLSVQELASRTLDRCAAGSSAWTAHTVTEHATRIMAEYGVRATPAEVRDFIAVAARLAVEDCFTIIPSGKPAPEHVAHLTSLRVMQAETELRDLLTARVPARETVLPGVQHLAQAAGLDVGQAEAAAALASTDPLVIVEGAAGSGKTTMLATAITAAQQQGRPTRVVAPTKKAAAVAQKALGVPADSVAALVYAHGYRWNADGVWARLARGDTDPETGRAYTGPPETARLQGGERVVVDEAGMLDQDSALALFTVAAETGATLALVGDRAQLPAIGRGGVLDMTAAIRGRTIDMAEVHRFTDPTYADLTVRLRDRNDPGVIFDQLHAIGLIRLHADAEHLHEHIAQHHGDGEAVTVVTNDEAARLNARIRDQRTHAGLVDDQTTATGSDGLAIGRGDLIQTRKNDTALGVANRQLWIVQHVADDGALWAVEAGSDRKRERTVRLPAAYVTEHAHLAYASTAYGVQGVTAKGSHTILSDAMSGAAVYVGMTRGEDENQLHVIAENPADARQQFIDAIERDRADRGLPDATQRAAEAVRGLVDDGPVKIVNTEIAALTQQAEYAEQRAALWQQAADALGELHATQREERDQAARASETAKRNLEVVRAEVAAPLTEQASAALAEWQTANAAHRAARDRLRTVGRFGKRRAAAEHHTAQALTHDAEQRLTSAWGKPPRWNEDSAAWVERVTRPRIDTDSRVVEATEQRETAAKAVRKTLEPDPWPHLRIYARIFGTETVAKNQAVYLHARPRTNAENQARTAQQARAEIEALRALTPAEAAERIEQTSAAEQTAREDAERALAGRRGQLSVNSRDSGRRHDGPSLGR, translated from the coding sequence ATGCGCGGCGGGGTGATCCCGTTCCGGGGCACCGGAGCCGACGCGCTGCGCTATGTCGAGGCCGACCGCTCCCGCGCCGACGACTACTACCTGGGGGCCGAGGCGACCGTGGCGCAGTTCGCGGCGCTCGACGGATCGGGCACGGTGACCGCTGAACTGTCCCTTGACCCTGCGGCATACGCCGGATGGGTGGACTGGGAGAACCCGCTCACGGGGGAGTCGATGGGCAGGCCCCGCCGGGCGGGGTCGGATCGGCGGGGGTCGCCGCGGTTCATGGAGATGGTCGTCAACACGCCCAAGTCGCTGTCGATCGCCGCCGCGCTGCACCCGGAGGTCTCCGAAGCCTTGGACGCTGCCCAGCAGGACGCGCTCTCGGAGATTCGGCGGTGGCTCGCCCAGCATTCCGTGACTCGTGTGGGGTCGTTGGGGGCGCAGGAGGTCGTGCCCATCGAGCAGATGCAGGTCGTGGGCATCACGCACCGCACATCGCGGGCGGGTGATCCGCACCGGCACATTCACATGCAGATCGGCACTCGCGTGTTCGCGGCTGGGAAGTGGCGCGGCCTGTTCACCGCCGCCCTGTTCAAACAGCAAGGCACAATCCGAGCACTCGGAACTGCCGTGATCGCCGCCAGCCCCGAGCTGGCCGAAGTGCTCGACCGGCATGGCCTGACCCTCGACCCCGTGACCGGCGAAGTTGCCGAGTTGCAGCCCTACAACGCCGTGATGAGCAAGCGGGGGGAGCAGGTGCGCCGCAACCTCGAAAGCCTTGAAGCCGCCTGGGATCAGGCGCACCCCGGCGAGAGCATGGGGCCGGTCGTCGCCACCCGCCTGAGAGCCGAGGCATGGGCGCATGAACGCCCCGCAAAGAAGCCCACCACCTTGCGAGAGGAAACCGGCTGGGTGACGGAGCTGCGCGAGGCCGGATACGACCCCGACAACCTCCACCGACGCCCTGTGCAACCCCCAGTGTCGCTGGATGATCTGAGTGTGCAGGAGCTCGCCTCCCGCACGCTGGATCGTTGCGCCGCAGGGAGCTCGGCGTGGACGGCGCACACGGTGACCGAGCACGCGACTCGGATCATGGCCGAGTACGGTGTGCGAGCGACACCTGCCGAGGTACGTGACTTCATCGCGGTTGCGGCCCGGTTGGCGGTGGAGGACTGCTTCACGATCATCCCATCCGGCAAGCCTGCACCTGAGCATGTGGCGCATCTGACGAGTCTGCGCGTGATGCAGGCTGAGACCGAGTTGCGCGACCTCCTCACCGCACGAGTGCCGGCGCGGGAGACGGTGTTGCCGGGCGTGCAACACCTGGCGCAGGCCGCCGGTCTCGATGTCGGGCAGGCCGAGGCCGCCGCAGCTCTCGCCTCCACCGATCCCCTCGTGATCGTGGAAGGGGCGGCGGGGTCGGGGAAGACGACCATGCTCGCCACCGCCATCACCGCCGCACAACAGCAGGGTCGGCCTACGCGGGTGGTGGCGCCGACGAAGAAGGCCGCCGCCGTCGCGCAAAAGGCCCTCGGCGTGCCTGCGGATTCGGTGGCCGCGCTCGTCTACGCCCACGGCTATAGGTGGAACGCCGATGGGGTGTGGGCGCGCCTCGCGCGCGGCGACACCGACCCGGAGACGGGCCGCGCCTATACCGGCCCGCCCGAGACGGCACGCCTCCAAGGTGGGGAGCGGGTCGTGGTGGATGAGGCCGGGATGCTCGACCAGGACAGCGCCCTCGCCCTGTTCACCGTCGCCGCCGAGACGGGTGCAACGCTCGCGCTCGTCGGCGACCGCGCGCAACTCCCCGCAATTGGCAGAGGCGGCGTGCTCGACATGACCGCAGCCATTCGGGGGCGCACCATCGACATGGCCGAGGTGCACAGGTTCACCGACCCCACCTACGCCGACCTCACCGTGCGGTTGCGTGACCGGAACGATCCGGGCGTGATCTTCGACCAACTCCACGCGATCGGCCTGATCCGCCTCCACGCGGACGCCGAGCATTTGCATGAGCACATCGCCCAGCATCACGGCGACGGGGAGGCGGTCACGGTCGTCACCAACGACGAGGCCGCCCGCCTGAACGCCCGCATCCGCGACCAGCGCACGCACGCCGGACTCGTAGACGATCAGACGACCGCGACCGGCAGCGACGGCCTCGCTATCGGGCGCGGTGATCTGATCCAAACCCGGAAGAACGACACCGCCCTGGGGGTGGCGAACCGGCAACTGTGGATCGTGCAACACGTCGCCGACGACGGAGCACTATGGGCGGTCGAAGCAGGCAGCGACCGCAAACGCGAGCGCACGGTGCGCCTGCCCGCCGCCTACGTCACCGAGCATGCTCATCTGGCCTACGCTTCGACCGCCTACGGGGTGCAGGGCGTCACCGCCAAGGGGTCGCACACGATCCTCAGCGACGCGATGAGCGGCGCCGCGGTCTATGTCGGGATGACCCGAGGTGAGGACGAGAATCAGTTGCACGTCATCGCCGAGAACCCGGCCGACGCGCGGCAGCAGTTCATCGACGCCATCGAGCGCGACCGCGCCGACCGCGGCCTGCCCGACGCCACCCAGCGCGCAGCGGAGGCGGTGCGTGGGTTGGTCGACGACGGCCCCGTCAAGATCGTCAACACCGAGATCGCTGCCCTCACCCAGCAAGCCGAGTACGCGGAGCAACGGGCGGCGCTGTGGCAGCAGGCCGCCGACGCCCTGGGTGAACTGCACGCCACACAGCGCGAGGAACGTGACCAGGCAGCACGTGCCAGCGAGACGGCGAAGCGGAACCTCGAAGTCGTGCGTGCCGAGGTCGCCGCCCCGCTCACCGAGCAGGCATCGGCGGCGCTGGCCGAGTGGCAGACCGCCAACGCCGCGCACAGGGCCGCGCGCGACCGTCTGCGCACGGTCGGCAGGTTCGGCAAGCGCCGCGCCGCCGCCGAGCACCACACCGCACAGGCTCTCACCCACGACGCGGAGCAGCGCCTGACGAGCGCGTGGGGGAAGCCGCCCCGCTGGAACGAGGACAGCGCAGCGTGGGTCGAGCGCGTCACCCGACCCCGGATCGACACGGACTCGCGCGTAGTCGAAGCGACCGAGCAGCGGGAGACGGCGGCGAAAGCGGTGCGCAAGACGTTGGAACCCGACCCCTGGCCGCACCTGCGCATCTACGCCCGCATCTTCGGAACCGAGACGGTAGCGAAGAACCAAGCCGTCTACCTCCACGCCCGACCCCGCACCAACGCCGAGAACCAAGCCCGCACCGCACAGCAGGCCCGCGCCGAAATCGAAGCACTACGCGCACTCACCCCCGCCGAGGCGGCCGAGCGGATCGAGCAGACTAGCGCAGCCGAGCAGACCGCCCGCGAGGACGCCGAACGCGCCCTCGCAGGACGCCGCGGCCAGCTCTCCGTCAACTCCCGCGACAGCGGCCGGCGCCACGACGGGCCGTCCCTGGGCCGGTGA
- a CDS encoding DUF5710 domain-containing protein encodes MALRIWLDVAYREKDQAKAAGARWDPQERRWYAPHPGIRALDRWLPTAPPPASAPVAEPGPSWSNDPVVLLRDATQTEPLPWAVRAPFGWFCHMCDSTCNAGEIQMAKIQTRWLHRPTIITQPIEWRHHLQRREDVDWRLLVHITQVLEKTLAPRTAIRWNPRTQRLDTITGPIRDWRDLRDRQKQRP; translated from the coding sequence ATGGCACTGAGAATCTGGCTCGACGTTGCCTATCGCGAGAAGGACCAAGCCAAGGCTGCTGGTGCCCGCTGGGACCCGCAGGAGCGTCGCTGGTACGCCCCGCATCCCGGAATCCGCGCCCTCGACCGATGGCTGCCAACAGCCCCACCACCCGCGTCCGCTCCCGTCGCCGAGCCCGGACCCTCGTGGTCGAACGACCCTGTCGTGTTACTCCGCGACGCTACCCAGACCGAACCGCTGCCATGGGCGGTCCGGGCGCCCTTCGGCTGGTTCTGCCACATGTGCGACTCCACGTGCAACGCCGGTGAGATCCAGATGGCGAAGATACAGACTCGGTGGCTGCACCGACCAACGATCATCACTCAGCCGATCGAGTGGCGCCATCACCTGCAACGCCGTGAGGATGTCGACTGGCGGCTCCTCGTCCACATCACCCAAGTCCTTGAAAAGACTCTCGCACCCAGAACCGCGATCCGTTGGAACCCCAGGACTCAGCGGCTCGACACGATCACCGGACCTATCCGCGACTGGCGCGACCTCCGCGACCGGCAGAAGCAGCGCCCCTGA
- a CDS encoding helix-turn-helix domain-containing protein, whose protein sequence is MPTASPHGYSAILARSRTIHRPIGPVAYDCVKLIFVRHGSAVLLSEFGQKPANVGDAVILGANVLCGSEPEGHITVTTIYLDTDYVIDQVFWQHAGLLQDRLEAQGLAETVYSEPAQILRLGEERAGMLMPWLDELVEHSIDGGFPRNFYRMQAVWFSIAHVIAPFVKVSPVRISASQRAHIRPTLPRHRQFAPLRAEARRAAELLHQAPAEQWTLDALATRVHLSPSQLSRVFTDAYGKTPFAYLTMLRAEHLAKSLRETDLPIETAMRQVGWHSRGHAAQQFRKYIGLTPTRYRQLTLRAN, encoded by the coding sequence ATGCCCACAGCCAGTCCGCACGGCTACTCGGCCATCCTCGCCCGCTCACGCACCATCCACCGACCCATCGGCCCCGTCGCCTACGACTGCGTAAAGCTGATCTTCGTCCGGCACGGTTCGGCGGTCCTGCTCAGCGAGTTCGGGCAGAAGCCCGCCAACGTCGGCGATGCGGTGATCCTCGGGGCGAACGTGCTGTGTGGCTCGGAACCCGAAGGGCATATCACGGTCACTACGATCTACCTGGACACCGACTATGTGATCGATCAGGTGTTCTGGCAGCACGCCGGACTGTTGCAGGATCGGCTCGAAGCCCAGGGACTCGCCGAAACGGTCTACTCCGAGCCGGCACAGATACTCCGCCTGGGCGAGGAGCGCGCGGGGATGCTGATGCCATGGCTGGACGAACTGGTCGAGCACAGCATCGACGGAGGCTTCCCCCGGAACTTCTACCGGATGCAGGCAGTGTGGTTCAGCATCGCCCACGTGATCGCCCCGTTCGTCAAGGTCTCCCCGGTACGGATATCGGCGTCGCAGCGCGCGCACATCCGGCCCACCCTGCCACGGCATCGTCAGTTCGCGCCGTTGCGTGCCGAGGCCCGACGGGCCGCCGAACTGCTGCATCAGGCACCCGCGGAGCAGTGGACCCTCGACGCCCTGGCCACCAGGGTGCATCTGTCGCCCTCGCAGCTCAGCCGGGTGTTCACCGACGCCTACGGCAAGACGCCCTTCGCGTATCTGACCATGCTGCGCGCCGAGCACCTTGCCAAGTCTCTGCGGGAGACCGATCTGCCGATCGAGACCGCGATGCGACAGGTCGGCTGGCACAGCCGCGGACACGCCGCCCAGCAATTCCGCAAGTACATCGGACTCACCCCCACCCGATACCGGCAACTGACCCTGCGCGCGAACTGA
- a CDS encoding MFS transporter has translation MSSSPSPTAAVAGRREWAGLAVLALPTLLLAMDITVLHLAVPQLTEDLAPSSSQLLWIIDIYPFLIAGLLTTMGRLGDRIGRRRLLLIGGIAFAAASMLAAFSPNATTLILARALLGVAGATLMPSTLSLIRNMFLNEDQRTRAISIWMSSFSVGAILGPMVGGLMLEHFWWGSVFLLALPVMALLLIAGPILLPEYADPNAGRLDPLSVVLSVIAILAGIYGLKQLAEAGLAPIPVTMIVIGVIVGAVFIRRQNKLEHPLLDLALFRRPAFGAAATALTLGQIVMAGTQLFVGQYLQLVLGMRPFEAGLWMLPTAVALIIGTLGAPYALRFARRSVVMTTAATTAAAGFGLIALAGSTSGLPFVVAGLIVASLGLGPVATVSTDLVVGTAPPERAGSASAISETASELGQALGIALLGSLGSLIYRLQVTDSLPDDVPATEAEAATGTIGGALAAAERLPADIAEPLILAARESFTTGLHVVVIVCAALMLTAAVAARLIFRSHDTPRGGKGQSGPPSGDSGHPAVDGT, from the coding sequence ATGTCCTCGTCACCTTCCCCCACTGCCGCTGTCGCCGGTCGTCGGGAGTGGGCCGGGCTGGCGGTGCTGGCCCTGCCGACGCTGCTGCTCGCGATGGACATCACAGTCCTGCACCTCGCGGTCCCGCAGTTGACCGAGGATCTGGCGCCGAGCAGCTCCCAACTGCTCTGGATCATCGACATCTACCCGTTCCTGATCGCGGGCCTGCTGACCACGATGGGACGCCTCGGCGACCGGATCGGACGCCGACGCCTGCTCCTGATCGGCGGCATAGCGTTCGCCGCAGCCTCAATGCTGGCCGCGTTCTCACCCAACGCGACCACCCTGATCCTGGCCCGTGCGCTCCTCGGCGTGGCCGGGGCGACCCTGATGCCCTCGACCCTGTCGCTGATTCGGAACATGTTCCTCAACGAGGACCAGCGGACTCGGGCGATCTCGATCTGGATGAGTAGCTTCTCCGTCGGCGCGATCCTTGGCCCGATGGTGGGCGGGCTGATGCTCGAACACTTCTGGTGGGGCTCGGTGTTCCTGCTCGCACTGCCCGTCATGGCACTGTTGCTGATCGCCGGCCCCATCCTGCTGCCCGAGTACGCCGACCCCAACGCGGGCCGCCTGGACCCCCTGAGCGTCGTGCTGTCTGTGATCGCGATCCTGGCTGGCATCTACGGCCTCAAACAACTCGCCGAGGCCGGCCTCGCGCCGATACCAGTCACCATGATCGTCATCGGCGTGATCGTCGGGGCCGTGTTCATCCGCCGCCAGAACAAGCTGGAACACCCCCTGCTCGACCTTGCCCTGTTCCGTCGCCCCGCCTTCGGCGCTGCCGCGACCGCGCTCACCCTCGGCCAAATCGTCATGGCCGGTACTCAACTGTTCGTCGGTCAGTACCTCCAGCTCGTGCTCGGCATGCGCCCCTTCGAGGCCGGATTGTGGATGCTGCCCACAGCGGTCGCTCTCATCATCGGCACCCTCGGCGCGCCCTATGCCCTGCGGTTCGCCCGTCGATCAGTCGTAATGACCACAGCCGCGACCACCGCCGCCGCCGGATTCGGACTCATCGCCCTCGCCGGAAGCACCTCCGGTCTTCCGTTCGTCGTCGCCGGGCTCATCGTCGCATCCCTGGGCCTGGGACCAGTCGCCACCGTCAGCACCGATCTCGTCGTCGGCACCGCCCCACCAGAACGCGCCGGCTCCGCCTCCGCCATCTCCGAGACCGCATCCGAACTCGGCCAAGCACTCGGCATCGCACTACTCGGCAGCCTCGGCTCACTCATCTACCGACTGCAAGTCACAGACTCCCTGCCGGACGACGTGCCAGCCACCGAAGCCGAAGCCGCGACCGGCACCATCGGCGGCGCCCTCGCCGCCGCCGAACGACTACCGGCAGACATCGCCGAACCACTCATTCTCGCCGCACGCGAGTCCTTCACCACCGGCCTACACGTCGTCGTCATCGTCTGCGCAGCCCTCATGCTCACAGCCGCCGTAGCCGCACGCCTCATCTTCCGCAGCCACGACACCCCGCGAGGAGGGAAAGGACAGAGCGGCCCTCCGTCCGGCGACTCAGGACATCCAGCGGTCGACGGGACCTAA
- a CDS encoding NAD(P)H-dependent oxidoreductase, translating to MRIAVIAGSTRPKRRARMVADWVTEVARRHIAGSEVRVDLVDLADVDLPLLDEPVAAAHGLYEHEHTRRWAETIRSYEGFVIVTPEYNHSVPAALKNAIDYLYAEWSNKAVGFVGYGLNGGVRAIEHLRLIVAELEMADVRSHVLLSLFGDFELADTIEPGVLKPGDHQEATLTRLVDEVVAWSGALRPLREQN from the coding sequence ATGAGGATCGCTGTCATCGCAGGCAGTACGCGGCCCAAGCGCCGGGCACGGATGGTCGCGGACTGGGTGACCGAGGTGGCACGCCGGCACATAGCGGGCTCGGAGGTGAGGGTCGACCTGGTCGACCTCGCCGATGTCGACCTTCCACTGCTTGATGAGCCGGTCGCTGCCGCGCACGGGCTCTACGAGCATGAGCACACCCGCCGGTGGGCCGAGACCATCCGCTCCTACGAAGGCTTCGTGATCGTCACCCCGGAGTACAACCACTCCGTGCCCGCAGCGTTGAAGAACGCCATCGACTACCTCTACGCCGAGTGGTCGAACAAGGCGGTGGGCTTCGTCGGGTACGGGCTCAACGGAGGCGTGAGGGCGATCGAGCACCTGCGCCTGATCGTCGCCGAACTCGAGATGGCCGACGTCCGCTCACACGTGCTGCTGTCGTTGTTCGGTGACTTCGAGCTGGCCGACACGATCGAGCCCGGCGTCCTGAAGCCCGGTGACCACCAAGAGGCAACCCTCACCCGACTGGTCGATGAGGTCGTCGCGTGGTCCGGTGCTCTGCGCCCGCTACGCGAGCAGAACTAG
- a CDS encoding TetR/AcrR family transcriptional regulator, which produces MARGVLQGRKSGGVSVSVTTGPTVGRAGRPEKRRAIVRGARRVFALEGYSRASIERIAADAEVSTRTIYNHFSDKAELFTTVIEDSATAVAEAQEGLIREYLDPVVESGDLDGLVRFGRRWAASAQDAEEHFALMGHVSAEAHFIPPEAIRVWQQAGPSRVEQEMSTRFARLAELGLIHAPDPHRAAAHFMLLVGSAVAQDSLNGAVPLPKAEVDQIADAGVEAFLRAYRAED; this is translated from the coding sequence ATGGCACGCGGAGTGTTGCAAGGACGGAAGTCAGGAGGTGTCTCGGTGTCGGTAACGACAGGCCCCACGGTCGGGCGTGCGGGACGCCCGGAGAAGCGGCGCGCCATCGTCCGCGGAGCACGGCGTGTGTTTGCGCTGGAGGGGTACTCCCGGGCGAGCATCGAACGGATCGCTGCGGACGCGGAGGTGTCTACTCGCACGATCTACAACCACTTCTCGGACAAGGCGGAGCTGTTCACGACGGTGATCGAGGACAGCGCCACGGCGGTCGCCGAGGCCCAGGAGGGACTGATCCGTGAGTATCTGGACCCCGTCGTGGAGTCCGGAGACCTGGACGGTCTGGTGCGGTTCGGCAGACGATGGGCGGCATCGGCCCAGGACGCCGAGGAGCACTTCGCTCTGATGGGCCACGTCTCGGCCGAGGCCCACTTCATCCCCCCGGAGGCGATCCGGGTGTGGCAGCAAGCTGGTCCATCTCGGGTCGAGCAGGAAATGTCCACACGGTTCGCCCGGTTGGCCGAGCTTGGGCTGATCCACGCACCGGACCCACACCGCGCTGCGGCTCACTTCATGTTGCTGGTCGGAAGCGCCGTTGCGCAGGACAGCCTCAACGGCGCGGTCCCGCTGCCCAAGGCCGAGGTTGACCAGATCGCCGACGCCGGAGTCGAGGCGTTCCTGCGCGCCTACCGCGCCGAAGACTGA
- a CDS encoding TraR/DksA family transcriptional regulator, whose amino-acid sequence MSGDLVTRLREEHAALSARIRQLTEDMSSFFEASRDSNADDEHDPEGQTIAFERAQLSAVTDQARRHLEEIEAALQRVAQGTYGTCDVCQQPIDPLRLDARPTARACVQHVAARG is encoded by the coding sequence GTGTCCGGAGATCTCGTCACCCGGCTTCGGGAGGAGCATGCTGCGCTCTCCGCCCGCATCCGGCAGCTGACGGAGGACATGAGCTCGTTCTTCGAGGCCTCACGGGACTCCAACGCCGACGACGAGCACGACCCCGAGGGGCAGACGATCGCCTTCGAGCGCGCCCAGCTGTCGGCGGTGACCGACCAGGCGCGCCGGCACCTCGAGGAGATCGAGGCGGCTCTGCAGCGGGTGGCGCAGGGAACCTACGGCACCTGTGACGTGTGTCAGCAGCCCATCGACCCGCTCCGCCTGGACGCCAGGCCGACGGCACGAGCCTGCGTCCAACACGTCGCGGCTCGCGGGTGA
- a CDS encoding CarD family transcriptional regulator: MQFSKGQILIHPQHGPATVTKVTSRTIQGERRRYLILNVHTDDMSVAVPVEAAEEIGVRAVIDAARIREVFAELADEGEPFDKVWSRRFKHNTERLRSGDLLKVAGLIRDVTRRDDEVKVSYGEANLLREALDLLTAELAIALRVTTERAVELVESAVRERAVPELGADLALAS; encoded by the coding sequence GTGCAGTTCAGCAAGGGTCAGATCCTCATCCATCCTCAGCACGGGCCGGCCACGGTCACGAAGGTCACCAGCCGGACCATCCAGGGCGAGCGCCGGCGCTACCTGATCCTGAACGTCCATACCGACGACATGTCGGTGGCGGTCCCCGTCGAGGCGGCCGAGGAGATCGGGGTCCGTGCCGTGATCGACGCAGCGCGCATCCGTGAGGTCTTCGCGGAGCTGGCCGACGAGGGCGAGCCCTTCGACAAGGTCTGGTCGCGCCGGTTCAAGCACAACACCGAGCGCCTCCGCAGCGGTGACCTGCTCAAGGTCGCCGGTCTCATCCGCGATGTCACCCGACGCGACGACGAGGTCAAGGTCTCCTACGGCGAGGCAAACCTGCTGCGCGAGGCGCTCGACCTGCTCACGGCGGAGCTGGCGATCGCCCTGCGCGTCACCACGGAGCGGGCGGTGGAGCTGGTCGAGTCTGCCGTCCGCGAGCGGGCCGTGCCCGAGCTGGGCGCCGACCTGGCCCTGGCCAGCTGA
- a CDS encoding hemerythrin domain-containing protein: MTDPTTHSTDDAPENQDVVDFLTADHALMLELIDEILQSAEASERRDLADRLIAEVMRHAVAEEMHVYPAIEKHLPDGAEVVEQDKKEHDELVDVMKRIEDLDAGEPEFLVQVREMQSLLRHHASDEETDQFPKLRAHISPEDLVELRSKVEGAMKLAPTRPHPSAPHSELFHKTVGAGVGMVDRLRDKLTGRNTD, translated from the coding sequence ATGACTGACCCCACCACCCACAGCACCGACGACGCCCCCGAGAACCAGGACGTCGTCGACTTCCTCACCGCGGACCACGCGCTGATGCTGGAGCTCATCGACGAGATCCTGCAGAGCGCGGAGGCCTCCGAGCGCCGGGACCTCGCCGACCGGCTGATCGCCGAGGTGATGCGGCACGCGGTGGCCGAGGAGATGCATGTCTACCCCGCCATCGAGAAGCACCTTCCGGACGGCGCCGAGGTCGTCGAGCAGGACAAGAAGGAGCACGACGAGCTCGTCGACGTGATGAAGCGCATCGAGGACCTCGACGCCGGAGAGCCGGAGTTCCTGGTGCAGGTGCGGGAGATGCAGTCGTTGCTGCGGCACCACGCCAGCGACGAGGAGACCGACCAGTTCCCCAAGCTCCGGGCCCACATCTCGCCCGAGGACCTGGTGGAGCTGCGCAGCAAGGTGGAGGGCGCGATGAAGCTGGCCCCCACGCGGCCCCACCCGAGCGCCCCCCACTCCGAGCTGTTCCACAAGACGGTCGGCGCGGGCGTGGGGATGGTGGACCGGCTGCGGGACAAGCTCACCGGGCGCAACACCGACTGA
- the glf gene encoding UDP-galactopyranose mutase, translating into MRPLGSERFDGLDLVVVGSGFFGLTVAERVAAGLGRKVLVLERRDHIGGNAYSFTEPETGIEVHRYGAHLFHTSNERVWSYVRRFTEFTGYQHRVRTVSRGKVYPMPINLGTICAFYERHLGPEEARAIVKAEAAEGGPSETARNLEEKAISLIGRSLYEAFIRDYTQKQWQTPPSELPASVITRLPVRYTFDDRYFSDTHEGLPVDGYAAWLERMADHPLIEVETGVDFLAVREDVPPGIPVVYTGALDRFYGYRFGRLGWRTLDFEQEVLPVGDFQGCPVMNYADLDVPWTRIHEFRHFHPERSYPGDRTVVVKEFSRAAEGEDEPYYPVATSRDRALLAQYRELAAEEPDVYFGGRLGTYQYLDMHMAIASALSMVDNILTARLTLAPLAAG; encoded by the coding sequence GTGAGACCTCTGGGGTCGGAGCGCTTCGACGGCCTGGACCTGGTCGTTGTCGGGTCGGGATTCTTCGGGCTCACCGTGGCCGAGCGGGTCGCCGCCGGGCTGGGCCGCAAGGTGCTCGTCCTGGAGCGTCGGGACCACATCGGCGGGAACGCCTACTCCTTCACCGAGCCCGAGACCGGCATCGAGGTGCACCGCTACGGCGCTCACCTGTTCCATACCTCCAACGAACGGGTCTGGAGCTATGTGCGGCGGTTCACCGAGTTCACCGGCTACCAGCACCGTGTCCGCACGGTCTCGCGGGGCAAGGTCTACCCGATGCCGATCAACCTGGGCACGATCTGCGCCTTCTACGAGCGCCACCTCGGACCCGAGGAGGCTCGCGCGATCGTGAAGGCGGAGGCCGCCGAGGGTGGCCCGAGCGAGACGGCACGCAACCTGGAGGAGAAAGCGATCTCCCTCATCGGCCGCTCGCTCTACGAGGCGTTCATCCGCGACTACACCCAGAAGCAGTGGCAGACACCGCCGAGCGAGCTGCCGGCCAGCGTCATCACCCGGCTGCCGGTGCGTTACACCTTCGACGACCGCTACTTCAGCGACACCCACGAGGGGCTGCCCGTCGACGGGTATGCCGCCTGGCTGGAGCGGATGGCCGACCACCCGCTGATCGAGGTCGAGACCGGGGTGGACTTCCTGGCTGTGCGCGAGGACGTCCCGCCCGGCATCCCGGTGGTCTACACCGGCGCGCTCGACCGCTTCTACGGGTACCGCTTCGGGCGGCTCGGGTGGCGCACCCTGGACTTCGAGCAGGAGGTCCTGCCCGTCGGCGACTTCCAGGGTTGCCCCGTGATGAACTACGCCGACCTCGACGTGCCGTGGACCCGGATCCACGAGTTCCGGCACTTCCATCCCGAGCGGTCCTACCCCGGCGACCGCACCGTGGTGGTCAAGGAGTTCTCCCGGGCCGCGGAGGGCGAGGACGAGCCCTACTACCCCGTCGCCACCTCCCGGGACCGCGCCCTGCTGGCGCAGTACCGGGAGCTGGCGGCGGAGGAGCCGGACGTCTACTTCGGCGGCCGGCTGGGGACCTACCAGTACCTCGACATGCACATGGCCATCGCCTCGGCGCTGTCCATGGTGGACAACATCCTGACCGCCCGGCTGACCCTCGCTCCGTTGGCCGCCGGGTGA